The Pochonia chlamydosporia 170 chromosome 3, whole genome shotgun sequence genome contains the following window.
TCATTGGGTGACCAATGCTCATGTTTTGAATTGCTTATAACTTCTCCTGATACATTCCTCTTGTTCCATACAGTCTATCAGTTCATCCCGGAACAGGAACTACACCCTCGCAAGTATCTTTCTGTTTATCATGAGGCGAACTGCTAGGATCAGACCCGCGCTCGCCAGTGTCAACGACCCAGCATAGAAAAATGTCGGACGGAAAGCTGCAAGCCCAGCTTCGGTACCACCATAGGCATCTAGCAAGTATCCAGCAATTGGCGATCCCTAAACAGTCCATTAGAATACATTTGAGAACATTTATCTGCGATTCTACGACTCCTTCACTCACCATAAAGTAGCCAAAAGTCCACGACGTCGTCAGCATGGACATGACATTGGCAAGTTGGCTGTCTCCAAATACAGCCCCGACGACCACCGGCATAAGACTGAAAAATCCTCCTGAACCCATTCCATTTAAGATGGCGAAGAATATGAGTAGTCCAAGGGAGGATGCGAACGGCCAAAGAGCCAAGGCGCTGACGCCAATTATAGTGAGCGAGACGAGCAAGCTATTCACGGGGCCGAGGAAAGCATCTGCCCCAAATCCCATACCAATGCGACCCAAAGCTGAAGCAAGGTTCCAGCATGCAAGAATACCGGCGCCGGCCTGACCAGAGAGACCAATGTTCGCAACATAGAGCGGGAGCAGGAATGGCGGGACGAACAGAGGGAACGTCGCGATTGCACCCATGACAAGCATCATGTTGAACTTGATGCTACGGAAGAGACGCCTATTTCACCAGTCAGAAACAACATAAATCTGAGGCATAACCACATTAAATGCTCTTGTCAACAAAACTTACCATTGAATGCTTGACACTGCACGACCGCGCCCCGCGGGTGCTTTCAAAAAGTACGATGCCGGGATGCAAATCGCCCAAGCCGCAGCTCCAAGAATCTTCAACGCCGATTCCAgtccaacaacaccaatcAGCTTCTCAAGGGAAAGCGATATAACCGCAGATCCTATGCccgcgccgccaaagacaaTGCCAGTCGCAAGCCCTCGCTTTCTCTTGAACCACAACGATGGCactgtggctgctggctGCAAGCTCAGTTAGTATGCAATAAGAAATACATAGCCCGTAGAGACAAAACCCAGCCGAAGAATTGCTTACCAGGAACAACAACGCAGAGCCTATGCCAAACACGAAACCCTGCGTGACAAACATGGCGGGCACCGACTTGGTAGACCAGCCTGCCGTAAACTCTCCAAGTCCCAATAATATGCTTCCCATGAGCGCGGTGACTCTATACCCAGTGAGTTTGATTACCCGCGCGACAATCATACCAGTGAGAGGAGACATGGCTGCGCCGACAGAGCCGATGAATGACAAGGTGGAAACGCTGGCGAGATGCGCTTCTGAGAGGTGAAGCTGGACGATGCCATATGAGtaaacaagaccaagataaacgaagaagatggccgAACCAGCTGTGACAACTGGCCAGCCTTCTTTCGTATCCCATTCTTCGTTATTTGCAGTGAGACTCATCGTGGGTGTGTCTTGTTCGTTGTCGCTCTGCCGTATGCTTTGCAGCCGaacatcatcgtcgctggTTAGTTCCGAGTCCATGCTCGATCGTGACCACCGCAGCTTTCCCGCTTCCAATACTTGAAGTTTGtgatattttctttctttctgtTGTTTCCTgtttttgtattgtatttttttcAATACTGGTCAAATATGACTAATGCTACAATTCTGGTCAAGGTGCGTGAATGGGCAATTCTCTTACCAAACTTTGAAAGCAAGATTAAACTGGACCACTTTACGCCCTACGCCCTCTTACAACTTGGCGCCGATCCCGGTTGTACAGTCTGCTTGATTACACACCGGTTGTCAATTCCGCGGGATTTCCAGAACAGTTGATTAGAAGGGTGTTTGACGCCACTGCCGTTCAAAGAACCCAGAGAAACGATTACATTCATTTGATCATGATCGGCTGTTTTACAACCGCACGTCGTCGCGTACTTACAGAATacacatcaattgatccttcCGGTTATCGCTTGCCCCTGAAGAACCCTCCAAGACTTCCCATGAGACCACCTAACATGTTGGACGTCCCCTTCGAATCACCTGGCCTCCCTCCATTGCCCATGCCGCCTCGAATCCATCCAGGTAACTTGCCCTGGATTCGCTCCGTTGCGTATCTCCTGTCAGCAAGCACGATGGCTGCATAATCGCCTTTGTGACGAATAGCACGGCCAATACTCTGGTTGACCGCTCTCATGCAAGCATTTTCATAAAAGTCCCTCGCAGCCTGTTTCGCTCGAGCTGTAGCTTCATCCTTGGATACTTTCGAATCGGCATCCATCAGATTTGCCAACGTAGTCGACTCAATGTATTCCATCTTCGCCTTCCACTCTGGTGAAGCGATATTGGGATAGGGCAGACCGACCACCATGACGCATCGGCCAAGTCGATCTGAGAAATTGATCCCCTCGGACATTTTACCTCCCACGACGCTGAGAAGGAGTgcgccgcctttgcctttggccgGACTGGTTGTGCTGCCTCCTGTCTCAAGAATCGCTTGGCTGTACTCTTGGAGGACTTCATCGCTGGAGCAGCCCTTTGTTTCGCGGAATACTTTCTTACGGGTTTGTAAGCGGTCCCAGATACTTGCTTGTGACGTGCTGTCCCCAGGGCCTCGTCGACTCCATAAAGTTACAACTTCATCAAGATATCCATAGCTTGGAAAGAAGATTACAACGCCATCAGGGACTACTGAGCAAATGTTTAAAATTGCGAGgccaagctccttgaccatTTGTTGGTCCCCTCTGCGCTGGTAGCTAAATTCAAAAGTAGGTCCCCCGGGACGAGTACCTGCAAGCGTCCAGACACAGAGGTTTTCGCGAGGTATCACATGCCCACAGCTGAGAGTAGTTACTTTGGTGTCATTGAGTGTTGGAAAGAGGTGGTTTTTGTAGTCGTCAAAAGGGGACATCGTTCCGCCCGCTAGTATGACTGCCCTGGCGCTGGAGACGATGGACGAAAAGGCATGTGTTGGCGATAGTAATAAGTAGGAGAGTTGAATGTCTTGTTCTGATCCGCCAAGCTTCTGGTAGAAGATGCGGCCCTCGGAGCTGGGGTTGGTAAGAGCCACAAGAAAAGACACGAGAGTATGAATCACAGGGGTGCTCGACTTCGGCCTCGAACCCGACGCCGACTTGGTAGGATCATTCTGGCTCTCCACATGGGCTGCGTAGCTCTCGATCTTGTACGCAAGTTTGGACTCTTGGATGTACTGTATGAGCTCAAACATGTTGATCTGGTCAATTCCTTTCGGTCGAGTCAAATCGTTCGTATCGACGATTCCATGTTCTTGCTACTTCATGTTAGTTTGTAAAGTAAACCGCAGATCTCGGTATCACGAACCTTGAAACTTCTGGCCGCGTGCATCCATTCCGTCAACCCGTCAATGACTCGTCCAATTCTTCCTACATTCACACGGTTGACGCCTTTGAGCTTTTTCCCAAACCGTTTCACATATACACCAAGCATTGCCCGTCCTTTCCGAAGCTCCCCGAGTTTAATCTCGGCGGCATGCACGTTGGCAACCGCATCCATCACGTTGTGCGCCTCATCAATGATGACAACATTACCCTCCAACTTGATTCCTAGAGCCTCGCGGGCACTTCTTTGGAGAAGCAGAGGGTATGGCAGAGTGATAATCTCAGCACCAGGTAGCGCAGATCGCGAGGCGTAGTATGGACATACAGTCAAAGattggccaagttggtgcAAGTCTTCAATGTCAGGTATCGTGGCCAAAGCTGAGTCACGGAACTGGTGAGTTTGGCTGAGGAGCTCTTCCTTCGGCACATATGCACATTTCTTCGTGGATTTTGACTGCTGCAGCTCAGCACAGCGATCGTTTATGGCTTGCACAGAACCGAGCCGCGCGACGGACGGGTTGATACACAGCCTTTGGCGAGAGGAGAGCGGAAGCAACTTGACCGTCTCTGTACCAGAGGACTTTTCTTCCGCCATGGCAGTCGGCAACGAAGAAGGAAACGCTGGCCGACGCAGTTCGGTTATAAACTGCGATAGTTGCGAATGGGTTCTTGAGGTATAATAGATCTACAAACGGTCACTATGGGAATCTTGAAGTGGCTGATTGGAACATTACTCGTCGTACCTTGATCTCCTCTTCCAgaatatcatcatcatcttcttctttcttccgAGGACCACCAAGGCCGATGCGTTCTAAGACTTCACGCGATTCTTTACTTAGTCCGGACAAGGCATCATGGGAGCCTGTGTCGCGGTCTTCCCAGTCATCTAGTAGCCACTCAGCTTCATCGGCTTCCAAATCATGGCGTTTGCCAGATGCAATGGAGTCTtcgaggcggcggcgttTACGGCCTCGCTCCTCAACTGCTTTCTCTTTTAGTctgatggcttcaaggcGCTTCTCGCGATCTTCCCATCTCTGAGCTAGCTCGTCACGTTTGCGCCGCAGTAGTTGGTCTACGAGCCATGGTGGTTCATCTTTGTATGTAGCTGCTGCATTCTGAAGTGACGTCTCAAATTTGGTCGATTTGAAGTTTCGAAGCCAAGTGAGTGACGCGCAGATTAATGAGAGTGATTTGCCCTATAGAATACGTGAGTggttgttgaccttggcttCCAGACTGCCTGGCATGATGgcacagccgcagcaagTTCTGACGATTGATGAAATTGTAGTACTTACAGTGCCTGTTGGGCTTTCCAGTATGCcgacttggccttgtcctttgTCCAAAACATCATACACGGTTCTCATAAACTGCTCCTGGACATCGTAGGGTGTGTATGGATGATGGaagtccagcttctccagacGATGCGTAGCATCATGTACGTCTGCAGCGGATGCCATAGCATCTCAGAGGTCTAATCTCAATTTGAGCCACTCATAGTGCTGTCTGATATCTCTCAACCAAATTGGTCTTTGAGAGCACGGCAAACGCGACCTTGACACTTTTGTGGATGCTGATGTTCGTACCCCAAGGGGCGCCATTGCCTGTCTTTGCCGGTCGGTGGGTCTCTGACCGAAGCCTGACCACGGTGAAGGCACGAAGTCACCTGATGCGGGCAAGGACCCACCTGGTGCAAATCCGACCAAACAGAGAGTCCCACAACCACACAAATGTGTTTAGGGTTGTTCTGCCCTCTCGCTAACAATTTTCCGGGTTCCGTGTAATCAGCAACGCCAGAAGGCGcaaaatcatcaccacccactTCCAGTCTTCGACGACCAAACATCGGAAAagcgacaacaccacaaccGTCGCCATGCCTACCCGAACTTCGAAGACCCGCAAGCTGTACGTGATTATATCCTCCCGATGAGAAGGTGTTACGATCCTCGAGAGAATTGGAAGTCTTTGCAGTCGTCATTGGgtgccaatgtcaatgtcgttTCGAGGGCGGACTTTCTCGTCAAGGGACTCGTCAACTTGGGGGATTGATTCACCTGGGGAAATCATGCATACTGACATTTCTCGTGTTTTACAGTCGCGGCCACGTCTCTCACGGCCACGGTCGTGTTGGCAAGCACCGCAAGCACCCAGGTGGTCgtggtctggctggtggtcagcaccaccaccgtaccaacatggacaaggtTCGACCGACTCCGAAGATATCCAGCACGATGGGCGAAAGGACACGACGATTGCTAACAATTCTCTCAACAGTACCATCCCGGTTACTTCGGTAAGGTTGGTATGCGATACTTCCACAAGCAGCAGAACCACTTCTGGAAGCCCGTCATCAACCTGGACAAGGTACATAAAAAATCTCTTCCTGCTCCCGCGATACGATTTGATCCTCTGGGCCGACCTTGATGCGGGGGAAACATTTCCAGCTGGCAGTGAAGGGAATTGCAATAGAAATGTcgcaccaacagccaaacTCTGCCAAAAATCGGGTGCAGGTCACATTGGACAAATCTCGCGGCTTGACGTTTTTACCTGATGGTCGGATTGCTAACAAAGTCGCAGCTGTGGGCTCTCGTTCCCACCGAGACCCGCGACGCTTACGTCTCCggcgccaagaaggacaCCGTCCCCGTCCTCGACCTCCTCCCCCTCGGCTACTCCAAGGTCCTCGGCAAGGGCCGTCTCCCTGAGATCCCCCTGGTTGTCCGCGCAAGATGGGTCAgcaagctggctgagaagaagatcaacgaggccggtggtgttgtcgaGCTGGTTGCTTAAATGACCGCAACGAAACAAATCATGAAAATAGAATCCAGGAAAAATATATAACCCCATTTTTCTCGCCCATTCTATTTGGTCTTGTTTCTGTGTTTGTTTTTTTCCGAAAGCATTTCATGCTCCGTGCTTTTCGAGAAATGGGCTTATGGGAGTCGGGGAAGGAAACTGGGAACCGGTTTTATAGCAAGCTATCGCTTTTTGGCGCGGTTGGGAATTGTTTTGACACGCCAGAAAATGAAACCTGTACACCGGGAGCTGAAGAAAATTTCGGGAATCGGGGACCTAGGGTCGGGTCGGTTTCGAACGCATTGCATCAGGGGACTCTTGACATGGAGTTTTGACGAATAAAAATCGATTTTTCGCCCATGCATAACTTGATTTGGCTCAATATTGTGATGTCTTGGCGAGGTGCCATTAATTATGGTTCTTCGGGTTGAAATGACGGTGCTGAATCGTCGTGATTAATGCCAACTACTTTGTCAAGGTGCTAAATCCAAGATCAGTTTGGCAAGATCAGTTTGGCAAGATCAGTCTGGGAAGATCAGTCTGGGAAGATCAGTCTGGGAAGATCAGTCTGGGAAGATCAGTCTGGGAAGATCAGTCTGGGAAGATCAGTCTGGGTTGTAACCATCGTTGAGGAAAGGATATATCAAATTGAACCGTAAGTCGGCTGTCTGTGCAACGCCCAGTATATCAAGATTCGTCCCGTAGATGGGCAACGACCATCATCATACGTCAGTCTTCAGTAAATCGCCGACTAGTTGTTGCTCGGTGGAACGTGGCCAGCAATTGACAGAACGTGAGACGACATGGTAAGaaaccaaccaagccagacgCGCAGCTCATGTTGCGCCTACGAAGAATAATCATGGCGTATCTTCATGGAGTTATGCATCTGATTGCTATCACTGCCATCAGTCCCAACCGGCCACGCCGCAGAGCACATCTGCATCTATCAAGCAAAAACCTGTCCTCTCCAACAGGTCTCCATGCACAGAAACAAATGTATGAAGGTGTACCCATTTCTTATCAAGCCGCCTCGCTATACGTCTACTAACTCCATGTGCTTATACAGATCTAATCGCAACCAAGGTCCAGTCCATGCCAGTTCAAAACGCCCAGAACAAATGTACCAACGCCCCAAAGATGCTTACCACACATGGATCCCCGATTTGTGCTGCCTGGTTCCAATAAAACTACCTGATATCGCAAAGTAGAAACTCCAAGTGGTCCAGTATGAAATTATGCCGCAAGCATATcgacctcgtcatcatcgccgtGTCCCTGGCTTTGAGGCTGGTCAATACTCAAAAACTCGTGCTCCAGCGCCTGCTCGGCTGTAATGCGTCTAGAAGGATCCAATTCCATACAACGCTCCAAGAATCGCACAGCCAGTTTCTCGTCAGGGGTCAGCGGCTTGTCATCTGTGCGACAGGTACTCCAGAGAATGATCTTTTCCATTGTAAAGCCTTGCTGGCCTACTGTAGGGATGTTGGTTTCAAAAACGCACCCGTGTAGTAGGCCGGCGGCTTTCATACGCTTAGAGCCAAAAATGGTTGCTATTTCAATCATGGCctcaacatcatctgccGAGTTAAAGAACGGAAAGCGTTTGGAGAGAATAGTGAGAAGAATAACACCAGCAGACCAAATGTCAATTGAGGTAGTTTGCTCGGTGCATTTGAACAAGACTTCAGGAGCGCGAAATCCCCTTGTGCCCGCGCGATTGGCGCGTTTTGACAATCTCGTGTCTGACTTGGGATACCCTGGCTGTGATGTGGTTGCAGTCTGAGCCCAGACAGAGTTGGCTTGGCGATGCTTGCGCATTTCGCGATGCTCGTGGCAGAGGCATGGTTTGCAATCGGATCCCTCCCGTTCTGCTAGTCCAAAATCGACTAGGACGCCGTGTTGGGTAGCAGGGTCGTAGAGGAAGTTGGTTGGCTTAATGTCTCGGTGCAAAATTTTGTGTTCGTGTACGCTTTTTAAAGCGGTAAATAGGGATCGCAGGTAAATAGCGATATCCGGGATGGTCATATCTCTGAAGTATGCCCTGAAGTCCCCGTGTCGGAAATATGGCAGAATAGCAACCACTTGGTCAGTGTTTCGGAAAGCTGTGATTAGAGGACAGACAGAGGGGCATTGTCGCAAATCATGGAGCAGCTCGAGCTCGTTCAGGATACGAGCTGGACTTGAGGTGACGTAAATCTTCTTTATGGCAACGTATCGCGAGCGCCGCCGTTGGGAACGCTCGGAAGATGCATGGCTGGCGTGTCTCTTGAGAGGTGGTGGTGTCCATTTTGACGagtcatcgtcaaagtccCAACTGTTGTCAAATCTGTCGTATTGGGAATCTTCTGCTTTATAGACAGTAGAAAAGGTTCCTGAGGAGACCATGCATGTCAGCATTGGTTTGACGAGACCATCAAGGCATTAATACATTGTAGAAACATGACAAAACATACCTTCGCCAATCCTCTTAATAAGGCGATACTTTCCACGAAAGCCAGGAAAGTCATCTCCCAGCTTATCCATATCAGCTTGTACGCTGGTTTCGACTTGTTCGTCTTCTGAGctgtcctcctcctcgtcttcttcatcttcgacttcctcctccattACCTCGTCAGTCGCTGCAGCTATGGCAGCATCATTGGCGAGATGgtcgacatcatcttcaaccatCATCTCGGTCTCTTCTGTGCGCGCATCTTCATGGATATCAAAGGGTTCCTCGACCCTCCGACGAACGACTGTAGCAGCCATGTGTATTTGTCACCCACCAGGGTTCGAGGTACACAAACGAAATTGCCGTTGTCAAAACAAGGTCGTTGATCCTTCAAGCGACGCAGAGCAAGATGGTTAGCGACAACGGAACAGGACCaaatcaattgatgccgCTCACGACCAAGAGACGGCAGTGTGATTAATTGAAGGCAGTATGCAAACAATCTGCAACTGCCCTGTCCTTCCTGGAGTTAATAATCCAATCGCTTGTTGTGCCCATGGAGGGGCTTGACTTGTCAGTTTGGATTGAACGTGTttggccaagctgcaactGGGAACCAAATTGATTGGACGAGAGACACGCGACTAATGTCAGCTTCAGCATGTCTTGATGGAGGCCCATGCATAATGGTGCATAAGATGAGCATAAAGTTGCACAAATGTGGGGTCTTGATGAGCTTAGCTTTGGCGCGTATTtgaacaaaacaaaaacaacGTTGAGCCGTTGCTGAGGGACACGAGTCTGAACCGaaacaccacatcatcagcatcacagcCGACAATTGACGACAATTTTGAGTGTTGGGCAAATATAGCTGTGTGCTCAGCGTCAAACATACTAACCTCTTagcttctttcttctttttacAACCCGTCCACATCCTCTTTGCATATAGCCTCTCTGCGCGCAAGCCTCCCCCGTCGCCTCCGAGGCGACACGATcagcccatcatggcaacaATCAACTTCGATATCAACGATGCGCTCAAGCATTACATGTCCGATCCCACAACAATACCCACGCCAGAGGCCGACAGCGCCCTTTTTGACTGTGAAAATGACCCCGAATCTCTCACAAATCCTGTCATCAACCCCGTGTTGAACCCTATTGTCGATGCTGTCGCACATGATCCAGATGCCATTCTGCGGGCAACAAATATGGACTCACTGCAGTTTCTTCTCAAGTGAGTATGCGCCACTCCTTGGCTAACAATAACCACTAACGTGCGCCATATAAAGATACACGTCATATCTGCCAACCCACGCCTTGAGCAAGATATTTGACTTGGTAATGAGCGGTCTCAGTGCCGAATGCGACTACATGTACAATGACATGGACACGCCTGACGAACAAGATTCTGTACCTCACCacaagcagcttctcgagATATATGGATTCTTATTACAATGGACAATCGCTGCAGTCGAGACGAAAGCCGCCGAGAAATCATCGACAGTGCCCGTTGCTCGTGGCCGggccaagcccaagaaggGCGCTTCAAAGGAGGAGACTTGGGACTCGGCGACACAGCTTCAGGCCGCATTGGAAGTCATGTGCAAAGTTCTAAAGCAGAAGCTGTCCAAAATCTTCCTGACTACCAGCGAAAGAGATACATTCATCAGCCTTCTCACGAGACCAGTCTACATGATTTTGGAGAGTGAGCAGCGCGCCAAGACTACATCAATTCGAATGCACTGCTTCAAAGTATTATGTATTGCTGTAAAGCACCACGGCCACGGATATGGTTCGTTGTTAAATTCCCTCTCGGATTGTTTGGATGTCGAAAAGTCACTGACATACAGGCAGCCGCGCAAATCAATGTCATCCAGAACCTGACCTACTTCGAGCATCTGTCAGAACCCATGGCCGAATTTCTGCATATTTTGGCCGAGACCTATGACTACCCTCAGCTTGCAGATGAGGTACTGCGCGAGATTTCTGGCAAAGAGTTCAACTCAAATGATTCCCGCGGGCCCAAGTCCGTCTCTGCCTTCATTGCCAAGCTCTCAGAGTTGGCCCCTAGGCTCGTCATTAAGCAGATGACCATGCTGGCCAAACAGCTT
Protein-coding sequences here:
- a CDS encoding 60S ribosomal protein L27a (similar to Metarhizium acridum CQMa 102 XP_007814040.1) gives rise to the protein MPTRTSKTRKLRGHVSHGHGRVGKHRKHPGGRGLAGGQHHHRTNMDKYHPGYFGKVGMRYFHKQQNHFWKPVINLDKLWALVPTETRDAYVSGAKKDTVPVLDLLPLGYSKVLGKGRLPEIPLVVRARWVSKLAEKKINEAGGVVELVA
- a CDS encoding cell cycle protein kinase (similar to Neurospora crassa OR74A XP_001728522.1) encodes the protein MAATVVRRRVEEPFDIHEDARTEETEMMVEDDVDHLANDAAIAAATDEVMEEEVEDEEDEEEDSSEDEQVETSVQADMDKLGDDFPGFRGKYRLIKRIGEGTFSTVYKAEDSQYDRFDNSWDFDDDSSKWTPPPLKRHASHASSERSQRRRSRYVAIKKIYVTSSPARILNELELLHDLRQCPSVCPLITAFRNTDQVVAILPYFRHGDFRAYFRDMTIPDIAIYLRSLFTALKSVHEHKILHRDIKPTNFLYDPATQHGVLVDFGLAEREGSDCKPCLCHEHREMRKHRQANSVWAQTATTSQPGYPKSDTRLSKRANRAGTRGFRAPEVLFKCTEQTTSIDIWSAGVILLTILSKRFPFFNSADDVEAMIEIATIFGSKRMKAAGLLHGCVFETNIPTVGQQGFTMEKIILWSTCRTDDKPLTPDEKLAVRFLERCMELDPSRRITAEQALEHEFLSIDQPQSQGHGDDDEVDMLAA
- a CDS encoding monocarboxylate transporter (similar to Aspergillus flavus NRRL3357 XP_002383754.1) — encoded protein: MDSELTSDDDVRLQSIRQSDNEQDTPTMSLTANNEEWDTKEGWPVVTAGSAIFFVYLGLVYSYGIVQLHLSEAHLASVSTLSFIGSVGAAMSPLTGMIVARVIKLTGYRVTALMGSILLGLGEFTAGWSTKSVPAMFVTQGFVFGIGSALLFLPAATVPSLWFKRKRGLATGIVFGGAGIGSAVISLSLEKLIGVVGLESALKILGAAAWAICIPASYFLKAPAGRGRAVSSIQWRLFRSIKFNMMLVMGAIATFPLFVPPFLLPLYVANIGLSGQAGAGILACWNLASALGRIGMGFGADAFLGPVNSLLVSLTIIGVSALALWPFASSLGLLIFFAILNGMGSGGFFSLMPVVVGAVFGDSQLANVMSMLTTSWTFGYFMGSPIAGYLLDAYGGTEAGLAAFRPTFFYAGSLTLASAGLILAVRLMINRKILARV